A single genomic interval of uncultured Desulfobacter sp. harbors:
- the dprA gene encoding DNA-processing protein DprA, whose amino-acid sequence MMHCPDTYLPWFLLTELPGLSPRAIKSLIQHFKTPDAILKASKTQLLSVPDISSRVIKTLLGHKKFETSAQKRLAQVQDSGYRVVVLTEPEYPALLKEIPDPPALLFYDGTFDMNAPCISIVGSRNATRYGIDTARYLAGRLTAFGFTIVSGMALGIDTAAHKGALELDTGQTLAVLGSGLDHIYPRHNRPLYCRIRKQGAVISEFFPDTAPLPGNFPRRNRIIAGLSCGTVVVEAAQKSGSLITARLAGEYNREVFAVPGSIKSSKSRGTHHLIKQGARLIENEMDIIDELSQFVHATNKASSVEPTKNKPTMDKIQTMVYKHLDLYPEHIDRITASSGLTSAQVSAALLDLELSGLIVRHPGNKFSTLEE is encoded by the coding sequence ATGATGCACTGTCCGGATACATATCTGCCCTGGTTTCTTTTAACAGAACTGCCGGGTCTAAGTCCCCGTGCAATCAAAAGTCTGATCCAACATTTTAAAACACCCGACGCCATTCTAAAGGCATCTAAAACACAACTTTTGTCAGTGCCGGATATATCCTCCAGGGTCATAAAAACCCTTCTTGGACACAAAAAGTTTGAAACGAGTGCCCAAAAACGACTTGCCCAGGTTCAGGATTCCGGATACCGGGTTGTGGTGTTAACCGAACCCGAATACCCTGCCCTGCTTAAAGAAATTCCCGATCCCCCTGCCCTTTTATTTTATGATGGTACATTCGATATGAATGCGCCCTGTATATCCATTGTGGGGTCACGAAATGCGACCCGGTACGGCATAGATACCGCCCGTTACCTTGCAGGACGCCTTACGGCATTTGGTTTTACCATTGTGTCGGGCATGGCGTTAGGAATCGATACCGCTGCCCACAAAGGCGCACTTGAACTTGATACCGGGCAGACCCTGGCGGTTCTTGGATCAGGCCTTGACCATATCTACCCCAGACACAACCGGCCCTTGTACTGCCGGATCAGAAAGCAGGGCGCCGTCATTTCCGAATTTTTCCCGGATACCGCCCCGTTGCCCGGCAATTTTCCCCGGCGCAACAGGATTATTGCAGGTCTGTCCTGCGGCACGGTTGTGGTGGAAGCCGCCCAGAAAAGCGGATCTTTGATTACTGCCCGATTAGCCGGGGAGTACAACCGTGAGGTATTTGCTGTTCCGGGCAGCATAAAATCCTCCAAAAGCCGGGGTACCCACCATCTAATCAAACAAGGCGCACGCCTGATAGAAAATGAAATGGACATCATTGATGAACTGTCCCAGTTTGTCCATGCCACAAATAAAGCGTCTTCGGTTGAACCGACAAAAAACAAACCAACCATGGACAAAATTCAGACCATGGTATATAAACACCTCGATCTTTACCCCGAGCATATTGATCGTATCACCGCTTCAAGCGGTCTGACGAGCGCCCAGGTTTCCGCAGCCCTACTTGACTTGGAATTGTCAGGGCTTATTGTTCGTCATCCAGGCAATAAATTTTCAACCTTGGAGGAATAA
- the ybgF gene encoding tol-pal system protein YbgF codes for MSAPTGCYGIDNFSRFNTENQFDRRHTCRILRIKFIFPTKKLGKLAFCNSLSGQHVLSIALLSLIVFLTASCGSLKIYETTDGQAQDTNPTVPDTTPVPIDTSLDQDIRTRHLEEKITRLENRIALLEKKSAAQIKPKPAYQKQPYPKQTKQVYPASPAKPDQPAPPAQTKELSPVKLYKKGRALLLERNIPMAQTLFSDFVKKFPDHELADNALYWLGECSYTTGDYEKAANIFKTLVQTYPKGQKVPDALLKTGYSYMSIDDVNQANHYFKKVITRYPFSPAADKAQQKLSQTQ; via the coding sequence ATGTCCGCACCAACAGGTTGTTACGGAATAGATAATTTTTCCAGGTTCAATACGGAAAATCAATTTGACCGCAGACATACATGCCGTATTCTGAGGATCAAATTTATTTTTCCAACGAAGAAATTGGGAAAATTAGCATTTTGTAACAGCCTGTCGGGACAACATGTTTTAAGTATTGCACTGCTTTCTCTTATTGTTTTTTTGACCGCGTCCTGCGGGTCTCTGAAAATATATGAAACGACTGACGGTCAGGCACAGGATACTAATCCGACTGTACCTGACACCACCCCCGTTCCTATAGATACATCACTTGACCAGGATATCCGTACCAGGCATCTTGAAGAGAAAATCACCCGGCTCGAAAACCGGATTGCGCTGCTTGAAAAAAAATCCGCTGCACAAATCAAACCAAAGCCGGCGTACCAAAAACAGCCGTACCCAAAGCAGACAAAGCAGGTGTATCCAGCATCCCCTGCCAAGCCGGATCAGCCGGCACCGCCTGCACAAACCAAAGAGTTGTCCCCTGTCAAGCTTTACAAAAAAGGCCGGGCCCTGTTGCTTGAACGCAATATTCCTATGGCCCAGACACTATTTTCAGATTTTGTAAAAAAATTTCCGGATCATGAACTGGCGGACAATGCCCTGTACTGGCTTGGGGAATGCAGTTACACCACAGGCGATTATGAAAAGGCTGCAAACATTTTTAAAACGCTTGTCCAAACCTACCCCAAAGGTCAAAAAGTCCCGGATGCCCTGCTTAAAACAGGATATTCATATATGTCCATCGACGATGTGAACCAGGCCAATCACTACTTCAAGAAAGTTATCACCCGCTATCCCTTTTCTCCGGCAGCAGACAAGGCCCAGCAGAAACTATCCCAGACCCAGTAA
- the secF gene encoding protein translocase subunit SecF: protein MQFIKPGTNIDFMGMRIVGFAVSLILILAGIVSLIIHNGPNYGIDFAGGTLVQVKFPQSVNVSDIRKGLDEIGLKDVSVQGFGDPEANEYLIRTSSDADALGNQLADTVSRGLKNTTSLEPDIRRVEMVGPQVGEDLKKNALLAIFYSLLFITIYISGRFEQKWTIAGITAGALMAAVYFLSVFNLSMPFLIAAALVLSLVLFWYLQLQYAIGAIVALIHDVTITVGIFSLLNLDFSLQIIAALLTIIGYSLNDTIIVFDRIRENIKGDSNHSMISDLFNRSINETLSRTILTSLTTLVVLLALFLLGGEIIHNFAFAMIIGVVVGTYSSVFIASPIVFMAHRKS, encoded by the coding sequence ATGCAGTTTATCAAGCCTGGTACCAATATCGATTTTATGGGAATGCGCATAGTCGGCTTTGCGGTTTCCCTGATCCTGATTCTGGCAGGTATTGTCTCCCTGATTATTCATAATGGCCCCAATTACGGAATAGATTTTGCCGGCGGCACCCTGGTACAGGTAAAATTCCCTCAAAGCGTTAATGTTTCCGACATCCGTAAAGGATTGGACGAGATTGGCCTTAAAGATGTATCTGTCCAGGGATTTGGTGATCCGGAGGCCAATGAGTACCTGATCCGAACCTCCAGTGATGCCGACGCCTTGGGCAACCAGCTGGCTGACACCGTTTCAAGAGGGTTGAAGAATACAACGTCCCTTGAGCCTGATATCCGGCGTGTGGAAATGGTCGGCCCCCAGGTAGGAGAAGACTTAAAGAAAAATGCGTTGCTGGCCATTTTCTACTCTCTGCTTTTTATCACGATTTACATATCCGGCCGTTTTGAACAGAAATGGACCATTGCCGGAATCACGGCCGGCGCATTGATGGCCGCGGTCTACTTTTTATCCGTCTTCAACCTCTCCATGCCTTTTTTGATTGCAGCCGCCTTGGTTCTTTCTCTGGTGCTGTTCTGGTATCTTCAGCTTCAGTACGCAATCGGCGCTATTGTGGCCTTGATTCACGATGTAACCATTACTGTTGGGATATTTTCCTTGCTCAACCTTGATTTTTCCCTGCAGATTATTGCAGCCCTTTTAACCATCATTGGGTATTCACTGAACGACACCATTATCGTGTTTGACCGAATCCGGGAAAATATCAAGGGGGATTCAAACCATTCCATGATATCGGACCTGTTTAATCGGAGTATCAATGAAACCCTGTCACGGACTATATTGACATCGCTGACCACATTAGTTGTGCTGCTGGCTCTTTTCCTGCTCGGTGGAGAAATTATTCACAACTTTGCCTTTGCCATGATCATCGGTGTGGTGGTGGGAACCTATTCATCCGTTTTCATTGCATCACCAATTGTTTTTATGGCCCATAGAAAAAGCTAA
- the secD gene encoding protein translocase subunit SecD — translation MKFFTLKRVLILGIIVAAVVCLLPTFTNTWPHKKINLGLDLQGGMHLVLEVQSEEAVNAEIDRTISQLKLDLKNEKIQHMGISKASEHKSDHKIIARISGADNKSSVEKLLSEEYASLEIPSVKNIDGGLSFTLRLPDKESDSIKKMATEQALETIRNRIDEFGVSEPDIRIQSGNRILLQLPGISDPERAKGLIGKTAQLTFQLVDEQGDINAAMLGKPPVGVEILYQVKKNATTGSQTKTPFLIKKHVELDGSQLTNARVEFDQFQQPQVGIEFSRKGARIFERITGANINKRLAIVLDKNVYSAPNIQDRISGGKAVITGHFTLEEATDLAIALRAGSLPAPVKIIEERTVGPTLGADSVRTGLISMLVGGALVVLFMIIYYKGAGLIADVALIVNILLIGGGLAVFGATLTLPGIAGIILTIGMAVDANVIIFERIREELRTGRSPKAAVDAGYDRATLTIMDANVTTLIAAVVLFQFGTGPIKGFAVTLGLGIVASLFTALILSKSIYDMILANKQSDTLSI, via the coding sequence TTGAAATTTTTTACCTTAAAGCGCGTATTGATTCTGGGGATCATTGTTGCTGCCGTTGTATGCCTGCTTCCCACGTTCACCAATACTTGGCCCCATAAAAAAATCAACCTTGGCCTTGACCTGCAGGGCGGCATGCACCTGGTCCTTGAGGTGCAAAGCGAAGAAGCGGTTAACGCCGAGATTGACCGTACCATCAGCCAGCTTAAACTGGATTTGAAAAATGAAAAAATACAGCACATGGGCATTAGCAAGGCCTCGGAGCACAAATCTGACCATAAAATCATTGCCAGAATCTCAGGGGCTGACAACAAATCAAGTGTGGAAAAATTGCTGTCAGAGGAATATGCAAGCCTTGAGATCCCTTCGGTGAAAAATATAGACGGCGGTCTTTCTTTTACCCTGCGCCTGCCTGACAAGGAATCGGATTCCATCAAAAAAATGGCTACGGAACAGGCTCTGGAGACCATTCGAAATCGTATTGATGAATTCGGCGTCAGTGAACCGGATATCAGAATCCAGAGCGGCAACAGAATTCTTTTGCAGCTGCCGGGTATAAGTGATCCCGAACGTGCCAAAGGCCTGATTGGAAAAACCGCCCAGCTTACATTCCAGCTAGTGGATGAACAGGGCGATATCAACGCCGCGATGCTTGGCAAACCCCCTGTTGGCGTAGAAATTCTTTACCAGGTGAAAAAAAATGCCACCACAGGCAGCCAGACCAAAACGCCGTTTCTGATCAAAAAACATGTGGAGCTTGACGGCAGCCAGTTAACCAATGCCCGGGTGGAGTTTGACCAGTTCCAGCAGCCCCAGGTGGGCATTGAATTCAGTCGTAAAGGCGCCAGAATCTTTGAACGAATCACCGGTGCCAATATTAACAAACGGCTGGCCATTGTTCTAGATAAAAATGTATACTCCGCACCCAATATCCAGGACCGTATTTCCGGGGGCAAAGCCGTGATCACAGGGCATTTTACCCTTGAAGAGGCTACTGACCTTGCCATTGCCTTACGGGCTGGTTCTTTGCCTGCGCCGGTTAAAATTATTGAAGAACGAACCGTTGGTCCCACCCTGGGTGCAGACTCCGTGCGGACAGGCCTGATATCCATGCTGGTGGGCGGCGCCCTGGTCGTTCTTTTCATGATCATTTATTACAAGGGGGCAGGTCTGATCGCCGACGTTGCTCTAATTGTAAATATCCTTCTGATTGGTGGTGGACTGGCAGTTTTCGGTGCCACCCTGACCTTGCCGGGTATTGCCGGTATCATCCTGACCATTGGCATGGCAGTGGATGCCAATGTTATTATTTTTGAACGGATCCGGGAGGAGCTTCGGACCGGCCGGTCACCCAAGGCTGCTGTGGATGCCGGGTATGACCGTGCCACGCTGACCATTATGGATGCCAATGTTACCACATTAATCGCAGCTGTTGTTCTGTTCCAGTTCGGTACAGGTCCCATCAAGGGATTTGCCGTAACCCTGGGGCTTGGTATCGTGGCCAGCCTGTTCACTGCCCTGATTCTCTCCAAGAGCATCTACGATATGATTCTTGCAAACAAACAATCCGATACATTGAGCATATAA
- the yajC gene encoding preprotein translocase subunit YajC, translating to MLISTAYAMGANGGQTGQGGGIAGFLPIIILFAIFYFLLIRPQQKKAKEHKEMIENLKKGNRVVTSGGIFGTIISLDDTTIGLEIAEKVKIKVARGNIAGLISDNEPQAKSK from the coding sequence ATGTTGATTAGCACTGCATACGCCATGGGCGCAAATGGTGGACAGACCGGACAAGGCGGAGGAATCGCTGGTTTTTTACCCATTATTATTCTGTTTGCCATTTTTTATTTCCTGCTCATCAGACCCCAGCAGAAAAAAGCCAAAGAGCATAAGGAAATGATCGAGAATCTTAAAAAGGGCAACCGGGTTGTAACATCCGGTGGTATTTTCGGTACCATTATTTCCTTGGACGACACCACCATCGGTCTTGAAATTGCCGAGAAAGTAAAAATCAAAGTTGCCAGGGGAAACATTGCCGGCCTGATTTCAGATAATGAACCCCAGGCCAAATCCAAATAA
- a CDS encoding Rne/Rng family ribonuclease — protein MTRKILINAVDPEENRIAMVFDNKLDQFHIETTAKAATKGNIYKGIVTRVEPSLQAVFVDYGAEKNGFLQKNEIHPDYFQEIEKNNRSLFNLIKKGQEMIVQVTKDPINLKGAMLTTYISLPGRFGVLMPGNNTRGVSRKIVEEDERKRLVGILKGMTIAEGFGMIVRTAGKGATKTLLTSDLRYLMRVWKNIDKLAMENQAPCLLYKEQSLAVRSLRDYFTTDIKEILIDNPDTYKEVLDFIGMIAPKQKKIVRLFKSEKPIFTKYQLEEQISSIYKREVSLKSGGFLVIEQTEALVSIDVNSGKSTKKNSIEETAYHTNLEAAEEVARQLRLRDMGGLIVVDFIDMKERRHKAEITKNMKKHLKSDKARTKVGGITAFGLLEMSRQRIRHSITYGAYETCRHCNGRGMTPSVEIQALALLRKLALKTLKAETDQKFICRVPEDVAFYMLNTKREELLELETKRQVVITIEIDRTMISGQNSVN, from the coding sequence ATGACAAGAAAAATTCTAATTAATGCAGTAGATCCGGAAGAAAACCGTATTGCCATGGTTTTTGACAACAAACTGGATCAATTTCACATTGAAACCACTGCAAAAGCGGCAACCAAAGGTAATATATATAAAGGTATTGTTACCCGGGTGGAACCCAGTCTGCAGGCCGTGTTCGTGGATTACGGCGCCGAAAAAAACGGATTTTTGCAAAAAAACGAAATACACCCCGATTATTTCCAGGAAATCGAAAAGAATAACAGATCCCTGTTTAACTTAATCAAAAAAGGCCAGGAGATGATTGTCCAGGTCACCAAAGACCCGATTAATCTCAAAGGCGCCATGCTTACTACCTATATATCCCTTCCCGGGCGTTTTGGTGTACTCATGCCGGGTAACAACACCAGGGGTGTTTCCCGCAAAATTGTTGAGGAAGATGAACGAAAGCGGTTGGTTGGAATTCTCAAGGGCATGACAATTGCCGAAGGATTCGGAATGATAGTCAGAACTGCAGGCAAAGGTGCCACCAAAACGCTGCTGACATCAGACCTGCGGTATTTGATGCGCGTATGGAAAAACATCGACAAACTGGCCATGGAAAACCAGGCCCCCTGTCTTCTTTATAAGGAACAAAGCCTGGCCGTACGTTCTTTAAGGGACTATTTTACAACAGATATCAAAGAGATCCTCATTGACAATCCAGACACCTACAAAGAAGTTCTGGACTTCATCGGGATGATTGCACCCAAACAGAAAAAAATTGTCCGGCTGTTCAAAAGTGAAAAGCCCATTTTCACAAAATACCAACTTGAGGAGCAGATATCTTCCATTTATAAAAGGGAGGTGTCGCTTAAATCCGGTGGTTTTCTGGTGATCGAACAGACCGAAGCCCTGGTTTCCATTGATGTCAACTCCGGCAAGTCCACAAAGAAAAACAGCATTGAGGAGACAGCCTATCACACCAATCTTGAAGCGGCTGAAGAAGTGGCTCGGCAGTTGAGACTGCGGGATATGGGCGGGCTTATTGTGGTGGATTTCATTGACATGAAGGAACGCCGCCATAAGGCAGAGATCACCAAGAACATGAAAAAACATTTAAAATCCGATAAGGCCAGAACCAAGGTAGGAGGAATTACCGCCTTCGGTCTTCTTGAAATGTCCAGGCAAAGGATCCGCCACTCCATCACTTACGGGGCCTATGAAACCTGCAGACACTGCAATGGCCGGGGCATGACGCCGTCTGTTGAAATCCAGGCACTTGCACTGCTTCGAAAATTAGCGCTCAAAACCCTGAAAGCGGAAACGGATCAAAAATTTATCTGCCGGGTACCCGAAGATGTCGCATTTTACATGCTTAATACCAAAAGAGAAGAACTCCTTGAGCTTGAAACAAAACGTCAGGTAGTCATAACTATTGAAATAGATCGCACAATGATTTCCGGCCAGAACAGCGTTAATTAG
- the mltF gene encoding membrane-bound lytic murein transglycosylase MltF, translating to MKSFLTKHFILLTLIIVTLGGVRFCVLMHHQEIDSTLNTVEKIFKNGKLRLITNKAVNTYYLYNNKPTGFEYDLAREFADFMNVELDIITPGWNNMFAYLKQGKGDFIAAGLSITAPRLEYVDFSIPYMTIQQRIIHHNLIFSPKDIKDMEFDVFHVRRGTSYHGRLKEIKALGVDLEYVLHNNIPTEELIGMVHDREITFTIADSNIALLSRRFFPDIRIGIPIQERESLAWAVRKNDGEMLKQINKFFLYATNTGILKRITAKYYDNIDNFDAYELKKFHERIETRLPKYKDIIKEESAKHGFDWRLIAAVVYQESHFDPDAKSYTNVRGLMQVTQKTAKEMGIKNRRDPQQSIRAGIKYLALMYKRFEYIKDKSQRLLFALASYNIGYGHVKDAMGLAKENGHDPITWKGLKATLPLLAKAKYYNQTKYGYARGWEPVHYVERIQTYFDILKQKKAAMAG from the coding sequence ATGAAATCATTTTTAACTAAACATTTTATACTTCTAACCCTCATTATTGTAACCTTAGGGGGCGTACGATTTTGTGTGCTGATGCACCATCAGGAAATCGACAGCACCCTGAACACCGTTGAAAAAATATTCAAAAACGGCAAGCTGCGTCTAATTACCAATAAGGCCGTTAACACCTATTATCTGTACAATAACAAACCCACGGGGTTTGAGTATGATCTGGCCCGGGAATTTGCCGACTTCATGAATGTGGAACTTGATATCATAACACCCGGCTGGAACAATATGTTCGCCTATCTCAAGCAGGGCAAAGGTGATTTTATTGCCGCAGGGCTTTCCATTACTGCTCCACGCCTGGAATATGTAGATTTTTCCATTCCCTACATGACCATACAGCAGCGTATTATTCACCACAATCTCATTTTTAGTCCCAAGGACATCAAAGACATGGAATTTGATGTTTTTCATGTCCGGCGGGGAACCTCTTATCATGGCAGGCTGAAAGAGATAAAGGCGTTGGGTGTGGATTTGGAGTATGTACTGCATAATAACATCCCCACCGAAGAACTCATCGGCATGGTCCATGACCGTGAGATTACATTCACCATTGCCGATTCCAATATCGCCTTGCTCAGCCGACGTTTCTTTCCGGATATACGCATCGGCATTCCCATCCAGGAACGTGAATCCCTGGCTTGGGCAGTTCGAAAAAACGATGGTGAGATGCTCAAGCAGATCAATAAATTTTTTCTTTATGCCACTAACACCGGTATCCTGAAACGTATAACGGCCAAATATTATGACAATATCGACAATTTTGACGCCTATGAGCTGAAAAAATTCCATGAGCGCATAGAGACCCGGCTGCCCAAATACAAAGACATTATCAAGGAAGAATCTGCCAAACACGGATTTGACTGGCGCCTGATAGCAGCCGTTGTGTACCAGGAATCCCACTTTGACCCGGATGCAAAAAGTTATACCAATGTTCGCGGACTGATGCAGGTCACCCAAAAAACCGCAAAAGAAATGGGCATTAAAAATCGCCGGGATCCTCAACAAAGCATCCGGGCAGGGATAAAATATTTAGCTTTAATGTACAAGCGCTTTGAGTATATTAAAGATAAATCCCAGAGACTGTTGTTTGCCCTGGCAAGTTACAATATCGGATACGGGCACGTCAAAGACGCCATGGGTCTGGCAAAGGAGAACGGGCACGACCCTATTACCTGGAAAGGACTGAAGGCGACACTTCCTCTGTTGGCCAAGGCAAAATATTATAACCAGACAAAATACGGATATGCCCGGGGCTGGGAACCGGTTCATTATGTGGAGCGTATCCAGACATATTTCGATATTCTAAAACAGAAAAAAGCTGCCATGGCCGGATAA
- the parC gene encoding DNA topoisomerase IV subunit A, whose protein sequence is MTQTTSSRVEEFERLPFTEFTQNAYLNYSMYVILDRALPHIGDGLKPVQRRIIYSMSQLGLSSTAKFKKSARTVGDCLGKFHPHGDTACYEAMVLMAQPFSLRYPLVDGQGNWGDPNDPKSFAAMRYTESRLSRYAKLLLDELEQGTVGWVPNFDGTLEEPSLMPARLPNILLNGTTGIAVGMATSIPPHNLREVAKALIFLIENENADTKDVCKFIKGPDFPTHAEIITPAAEIGDIYEKGKGRVKMRARYIIEDGELVFTALPYHASAEKIYEQIAAQISAKKLPMVSDLRDESDHEDPTRLVVMPRSSRVDLNALADHLFATTDLEKSFSINMNMIGLDGRPGVKNLKTILNEWLEFRKSTIEKKFRFRLEKIVNRLHILEGFKTVYLNLDQVIEIIRRADDPAKELMDTFNLSEIQVKAILEIRLRQLAGMEEIKITEEMAVLSKEKAHLDKLLNSPKAFKAFMIKEIEDDAKSFGDTRRSPIKQRKDAEAFSVTDIIEVEPVTIILSTNGWIRTAKGHDIDPANVKFRTGDHLLCHLRIQSDKPIVLIDTSGRAYTLFSHDLPSARGNGEPVTGHLTLAPDTTICYMLAAEDDDLFLNGADNGYGYIIKFSDFLTNFKNGKAVITLSQNDLPMAPLSIPDINSDNVAAITTSGRMLIFPVSQLPRLKKGKGNKIIHIPASGKSQNQPEKLKFLKILPLNSKLVIYSGKHFLRLTPGNQQNYTSTRGRRGKLLPRGYRKVDNLEIIPTRPATDDTD, encoded by the coding sequence ATGACCCAGACCACAAGTTCCCGTGTTGAAGAATTTGAACGCCTGCCCTTCACGGAGTTTACCCAAAATGCATATCTGAACTATTCCATGTATGTCATTCTGGATCGGGCTCTGCCCCATATCGGTGACGGGCTCAAACCTGTCCAGCGCAGAATCATATACTCCATGAGCCAGTTGGGACTGTCTTCCACGGCCAAATTCAAAAAATCGGCCAGGACCGTAGGCGATTGTCTCGGCAAATTTCACCCCCACGGGGATACAGCCTGTTACGAGGCCATGGTCCTGATGGCCCAGCCGTTTTCTTTAAGATACCCTCTGGTGGACGGACAGGGTAACTGGGGAGATCCCAACGACCCCAAGTCCTTTGCAGCCATGCGGTATACGGAATCAAGACTGTCCAGGTATGCAAAACTCCTTTTGGATGAACTGGAACAGGGCACGGTGGGGTGGGTCCCCAATTTTGACGGCACCCTGGAAGAACCATCTCTGATGCCGGCCCGTCTGCCCAATATTCTGCTCAACGGCACCACCGGCATTGCCGTGGGCATGGCCACCTCCATCCCGCCGCATAACTTGAGGGAAGTGGCAAAGGCCCTGATCTTTCTCATTGAAAATGAAAATGCCGACACAAAAGACGTATGTAAATTTATTAAAGGCCCTGACTTTCCCACACACGCTGAAATCATAACCCCTGCAGCAGAAATTGGCGACATCTATGAAAAAGGCAAGGGGCGTGTAAAAATGCGGGCCCGGTATATCATAGAGGACGGGGAGCTGGTGTTCACAGCCCTTCCCTATCATGCGTCCGCTGAAAAAATTTACGAGCAGATCGCAGCCCAGATCAGTGCAAAAAAACTGCCCATGGTGTCGGATCTGCGGGATGAATCCGACCACGAGGACCCCACACGGTTAGTGGTGATGCCACGATCAAGCCGCGTGGATCTTAACGCCCTGGCAGACCATCTTTTTGCCACCACGGATCTTGAAAAGTCCTTTTCAATCAACATGAACATGATCGGCCTTGACGGCCGACCCGGGGTGAAAAATCTAAAAACGATCCTGAACGAATGGCTTGAGTTTAGAAAATCAACCATTGAGAAAAAATTCCGGTTTCGTCTGGAAAAAATTGTCAATCGACTGCATATCCTGGAAGGATTTAAAACCGTTTACCTGAACCTTGATCAGGTGATCGAAATCATACGCCGGGCAGATGATCCGGCCAAAGAACTCATGGACACCTTTAACCTGTCCGAAATCCAGGTTAAGGCGATTCTGGAAATCCGGTTGCGCCAGCTTGCCGGAATGGAAGAAATCAAAATCACAGAAGAAATGGCCGTGCTTTCCAAGGAAAAGGCGCACCTTGATAAACTTCTGAACTCGCCTAAAGCATTTAAGGCGTTTATGATCAAAGAAATTGAAGACGATGCCAAAAGCTTCGGAGACACGCGCAGATCCCCCATCAAACAACGCAAGGACGCCGAAGCATTTTCGGTTACGGATATTATCGAGGTGGAACCTGTAACCATTATTCTGTCCACCAACGGATGGATACGCACAGCAAAGGGCCATGATATAGATCCTGCCAATGTAAAATTTAGAACCGGGGATCATCTGCTGTGCCATCTGCGCATCCAATCCGACAAACCCATTGTGCTCATCGACACCTCGGGGCGGGCATATACCTTGTTCTCCCATGACCTTCCCTCGGCCAGGGGAAACGGGGAACCCGTCACAGGGCATCTCACCCTTGCCCCGGATACAACCATCTGCTACATGCTTGCCGCCGAAGATGACGACCTGTTTCTCAACGGTGCTGACAATGGGTATGGATATATCATCAAGTTCAGTGATTTTTTAACCAATTTCAAAAACGGAAAGGCAGTGATCACTTTATCCCAGAATGATCTGCCCATGGCACCACTTTCCATACCGGATATTAATTCCGACAACGTTGCCGCAATCACCACCAGCGGCAGGATGCTGATCTTTCCGGTCAGCCAGCTGCCGCGCCTGAAAAAGGGCAAAGGCAATAAAATAATTCATATTCCGGCTTCCGGCAAAAGCCAAAATCAGCCTGAAAAGCTTAAGTTTCTAAAAATATTGCCTTTAAATTCAAAGCTTGTTATATATTCCGGCAAGCATTTCTTGCGGCTGACACCAGGCAACCAGCAGAATTACACAAGCACAAGGGGGCGACGGGGGAAACTGCTTCCCCGTGGATACAGAAAAGTTGATAACCTTGAAATTATCCCCACCCGGCCGGCAACAGATGATACGGATTAA